A single window of Vibrio sp. SCSIO 43137 DNA harbors:
- a CDS encoding patatin-like phospholipase family protein, with protein sequence MSCLLFPAVVSAESLASAKESNEAEAVKPSRPVIAVVLAGGGAKGAAHIGVLKALEEMHIPVDIVTGTSMGAYVGGLYATGMSADEIESLIYTTNWNDGYKDRVNRSERRVRDKAYEDYYQINTDLGLNWSEIRSPKGIVQGQGMMQILRETSGNHPSFKSFDELPLRYRAVATDIVHLEEVIIDKGLLTDAMMASMSVPGALPPYPLDGKLLVDGGVTNNMPVDLAKQMGADFVIAVDISTDYLDEDDVTDMMTVAGQISNYLVRRTTNEQTDQLSEQDTLLLPAVGDMETTEFDKMPQAFQWGYQEAIKQKEKLKRYSVSSAQYQNYIDQKQDARRTLKHGDELVVDNIVLNNHSHYRSDLVLKRLGVESGSRVSTEQLEASVRNLYALDRFETVSYHFENVDDETHLIFNVKEKEWGPNYVNFRFFLEEDFESDSQYAIGVSTNFTGLNSLGAELKLNVELGTDRQISANWSSPFFSNQYLLNIVDISYSKDKKNSPVDGLGSETSLEMADNSLSTTYTEFSGEAALGFQPHLWQEFRAGVRYVDGSVGLTTAPAFGKASYIRKGAFARYRLDTLDDFSLPTKGVMFNAEYFISDDSVQGSAIIDGQVTQVQQFKDDLVHEISLSARGAYSMESHTLVGHMEYGAVEDKTSNNPAIDPKELGGFLRLSGIPRNSLVGQNLFFSSLVYRYRWFENDFGLFTAPVYLGASYEYGGVWNDTKVKIKDAPLYHAGSLFAGIASPIGPIVFALGKTEGNRNSAYLILGHTF encoded by the coding sequence ATGAGTTGCCTGCTTTTTCCTGCTGTAGTGTCAGCAGAGAGTCTGGCATCAGCAAAAGAGAGCAATGAGGCAGAAGCGGTCAAACCGTCTCGGCCTGTTATCGCGGTAGTGCTAGCTGGTGGTGGTGCGAAAGGAGCAGCTCATATTGGTGTGCTGAAAGCCCTTGAAGAGATGCATATACCAGTAGATATAGTTACTGGTACCAGCATGGGAGCGTATGTCGGCGGGCTCTATGCGACCGGCATGAGTGCGGACGAAATTGAATCCTTAATTTACACCACTAACTGGAATGACGGTTATAAAGACAGAGTTAACCGAAGTGAAAGAAGGGTGAGAGATAAGGCTTATGAAGATTACTATCAGATAAACACGGATCTGGGTCTGAATTGGAGTGAAATTCGCTCCCCTAAAGGGATAGTGCAGGGGCAGGGTATGATGCAGATCCTTAGGGAGACGTCCGGAAACCACCCCTCTTTCAAATCTTTTGATGAGCTTCCCTTAAGGTATCGGGCTGTGGCAACGGACATTGTTCATCTGGAAGAAGTGATTATTGATAAAGGGCTGCTGACCGATGCCATGATGGCAAGTATGTCAGTACCCGGAGCGCTTCCTCCTTATCCTCTGGACGGTAAACTGCTGGTCGATGGTGGTGTCACCAACAATATGCCGGTGGATCTAGCCAAACAGATGGGCGCTGACTTTGTCATTGCCGTTGATATCAGTACCGATTATTTAGATGAAGACGATGTTACCGATATGATGACGGTAGCGGGACAGATCTCTAACTATCTGGTTCGACGTACAACCAACGAGCAGACGGATCAGCTGTCAGAGCAGGATACCTTGCTGCTGCCTGCCGTCGGTGATATGGAAACCACTGAGTTTGATAAAATGCCACAGGCCTTCCAGTGGGGATATCAGGAAGCAATTAAACAGAAAGAAAAGCTTAAGCGTTATTCTGTTTCTTCTGCTCAGTATCAGAACTATATCGATCAGAAACAAGATGCACGCCGTACGCTGAAACACGGCGATGAGCTGGTGGTTGATAATATCGTGCTAAACAACCACTCCCACTATAGAAGCGATTTAGTACTCAAGCGTTTAGGGGTTGAGTCAGGCAGCCGTGTTTCTACAGAGCAACTGGAAGCAAGTGTCCGTAACCTGTATGCGTTAGATCGTTTTGAAACTGTCTCCTACCATTTTGAAAATGTAGATGATGAGACCCACCTTATTTTTAATGTCAAAGAGAAAGAGTGGGGTCCCAACTATGTTAATTTCCGCTTCTTTCTTGAAGAGGACTTTGAGTCTGACAGTCAGTATGCCATTGGTGTGTCAACCAACTTTACCGGTCTGAATAGTCTTGGTGCCGAACTAAAACTTAATGTCGAACTGGGTACAGACCGGCAGATATCTGCTAACTGGTCTTCACCATTTTTTAGTAACCAGTATCTGCTCAATATTGTTGATATCAGCTACAGCAAGGATAAGAAAAACAGTCCGGTAGACGGGCTGGGATCAGAAACCAGTCTGGAGATGGCAGACAATTCATTATCTACTACTTATACCGAGTTTAGCGGCGAAGCTGCTTTGGGGTTTCAGCCTCACTTATGGCAGGAGTTTCGCGCTGGTGTCCGCTATGTAGACGGAAGTGTTGGTCTGACAACCGCTCCTGCGTTCGGAAAAGCGAGTTATATAAGAAAGGGGGCCTTTGCCCGCTACCGTCTTGATACCCTTGATGATTTTAGCCTGCCGACTAAAGGGGTGATGTTTAACGCTGAATACTTTATTTCTGATGACTCAGTGCAGGGCTCTGCAATCATTGATGGTCAAGTCACTCAGGTACAGCAATTTAAAGATGATCTGGTTCATGAGATCTCCCTGTCAGCCCGGGGGGCATACAGTATGGAAAGTCATACTCTGGTCGGCCATATGGAGTATGGGGCTGTGGAAGATAAAACCTCCAATAACCCGGCTATCGACCCTAAGGAACTTGGTGGTTTTCTCAGGTTGTCAGGCATTCCGCGAAACAGTCTGGTCGGGCAGAACCTGTTCTTTAGCAGTCTGGTGTACCGGTATCGCTGGTTTGAAAACGACTTTGGTCTGTTTACTGCACCGGTTTATCTTGGTGCTTCGTACGAATATGGCGGGGTCTGGAACGATACTAAAGTGAAAATTAAGGATGCTCCCTTGTACCATGCCGGCTCTCTGTTTGCAGGAATCGCCTCACCAATCGGGCCGATTGTGTTTGCATTGGGTAAAACGGAAGGAAACAGGAATTCTGCCTATTTAATTCTTGGCCATACATTTTAG
- the dksA gene encoding RNA polymerase-binding protein DksA translates to MPEKKKALGILAIAGVEPYQEKAGEEYMSPEQMAHFTKILEAWRNQLMDEVERTVHHMQDEAANFPDPVDRASQEEEFSLELRNRDRERRLIKKIEKTLLKIEEDDFGFCESCGVEIGVRRLEARPTADLCIDCKTLAEMKERQMQG, encoded by the coding sequence ATGCCAGAAAAGAAAAAAGCGCTAGGCATCCTAGCCATTGCAGGAGTGGAGCCATACCAAGAGAAGGCTGGTGAAGAGTATATGTCACCAGAGCAAATGGCTCATTTTACTAAGATTTTAGAAGCTTGGCGTAATCAACTTATGGACGAAGTTGAGCGTACTGTGCACCATATGCAGGACGAAGCAGCAAACTTCCCGGATCCTGTTGACCGTGCGTCTCAGGAAGAGGAGTTCAGCCTTGAACTTCGCAACCGTGACCGTGAACGTCGCCTGATTAAGAAGATTGAGAAAACACTGCTTAAGATTGAAGAAGATGACTTTGGCTTCTGTGAATCATGCGGTGTTGAAATTGGCGTTCGTCGTCTGGAAGCGCGTCCGACAGCAGACCTTTGCATCGACTGTAAAACTCTTGCAGAGATGAAAGAGAGACAGATGCAGGGATAA
- the mrcB gene encoding penicillin-binding protein 1B, with translation MTNKKPSAPKKNSRKAATTPKRKTAKGAGKKKATRGRKGKPGLLRRLWGFSWKLSLAVVALLIFIGIYLDSVVRARFNGQIFDLPTVVYARVLDLYPGKEISIHEMCQELDVLNYRKVSKPRHPGEYSSSSTKIELIRRPFEFEDGPQPDRHVMLYFDNLGLNRISSLEKKSDMGYLRIEPKMLGMLEKEVDQTRLFLKREQFPEFLVDALLTTEDRDFYQHDGVSPTSILRALVANIKAGRTVQGGSTLTQQLAKNLFLSREKTLWRKIREAYIALIVDYRYDKDRILEAYLNEVYLGQAKGLAVHGFGLAARFYFGVPLQELRFDQLALLVGMVKGPSYYNPIRYPERAKERRDLVLRLMMQQEILSGTQYDQAVSRDLDIQKEPKIASRQPAYFQQLKNELRNRVGENFDNFKGLRLFTTLDPVSQQLMEKAVSRKVAQLEKTNGKGLEAAAVAVDRQTGEIRAMVGGKQVGYDGFNRALHASRPIGSLVKPAVYLTALSDPARYNLATTLNDQPIKLKGSKGSVWQPQNFDKKFRGEVPLYKALAYSLNIPTVRLGMQLGIPRVSNTLDALGVDRNEIRPVPAMFLGAFSLSPFQVSQMFQTLTNSGKKAQLSALRVVKDLDDNTLYQFIPKMSATVDEQAAWLTTYAMKRAVAEGTGRYLQGKYGWAALAGKTGTSNDSRDSWFVGVDGREVVTIWVGRDDNKPTKLTGSSGALRVYADYLNERVPQRLSLPWPKGVSTFGFKKSSSGAFELDCTNKFTLPVWDKNGKMRKTCDSSGTNWLKKLFN, from the coding sequence ATGACAAATAAAAAACCTTCAGCCCCTAAAAAAAACAGCCGGAAAGCGGCAACCACGCCTAAAAGAAAGACGGCAAAAGGGGCGGGTAAGAAAAAAGCGACCAGAGGCCGCAAGGGCAAACCGGGCCTGTTGCGTCGCTTATGGGGTTTTAGCTGGAAGTTGTCACTGGCGGTAGTTGCGTTACTGATTTTTATCGGTATTTATCTGGACTCCGTTGTAAGAGCCCGGTTTAATGGTCAGATTTTCGATCTGCCGACGGTCGTTTATGCCCGTGTTTTGGATCTTTATCCGGGCAAAGAGATCAGTATTCACGAAATGTGTCAGGAGCTGGACGTACTCAACTATCGTAAGGTGAGTAAGCCGCGTCACCCTGGCGAGTACTCCTCTTCATCTACTAAAATCGAATTAATCCGTCGCCCGTTTGAGTTTGAAGACGGGCCGCAGCCCGATCGTCATGTGATGCTCTACTTCGATAATCTTGGTCTGAACCGCATCTCCTCACTGGAGAAGAAAAGCGATATGGGTTACCTGCGCATCGAACCTAAGATGCTGGGAATGCTTGAGAAAGAGGTCGATCAGACCCGTCTGTTCCTCAAGCGGGAGCAGTTCCCAGAGTTTCTAGTCGATGCTTTGCTGACAACGGAAGACAGAGATTTTTATCAGCATGACGGGGTTTCCCCCACTTCTATCCTCAGGGCGCTGGTGGCCAATATCAAAGCAGGCCGTACGGTTCAGGGAGGAAGTACTCTGACACAACAGCTGGCAAAGAATCTGTTTTTATCACGGGAAAAAACCTTATGGCGCAAGATCCGTGAGGCTTATATTGCCCTTATTGTGGACTACCGCTACGACAAAGACCGTATTCTGGAAGCTTACCTGAATGAAGTTTATCTGGGGCAGGCGAAAGGTCTGGCCGTTCACGGCTTTGGTCTGGCTGCCCGTTTTTATTTTGGCGTTCCACTGCAGGAGCTGAGATTCGATCAACTGGCTCTGTTAGTAGGTATGGTTAAAGGCCCCTCTTATTACAACCCAATCCGATACCCTGAAAGGGCGAAAGAGAGACGGGATCTGGTTCTCAGGCTGATGATGCAGCAGGAGATATTGTCAGGCACTCAATATGATCAGGCGGTTAGTCGCGACCTTGATATTCAGAAAGAACCTAAAATTGCCAGCCGTCAGCCAGCCTATTTTCAGCAACTGAAAAATGAGCTGAGAAACCGGGTAGGTGAGAATTTTGACAACTTTAAAGGATTGCGCCTGTTTACTACTTTGGATCCTGTTTCTCAGCAGTTGATGGAAAAAGCCGTTTCCAGAAAAGTTGCTCAGCTAGAAAAAACAAACGGAAAAGGGCTTGAGGCAGCAGCAGTAGCCGTTGACCGGCAGACAGGTGAGATCCGCGCTATGGTGGGCGGCAAACAGGTAGGCTATGACGGCTTTAACCGGGCGTTACATGCCAGCCGGCCGATAGGCTCTTTAGTAAAACCTGCTGTTTATCTGACGGCGCTTTCTGATCCTGCCCGGTATAATCTGGCGACTACTCTGAACGATCAACCGATAAAGCTGAAGGGAAGTAAAGGAAGTGTCTGGCAGCCACAGAATTTTGATAAAAAGTTCCGTGGTGAGGTGCCTCTGTACAAAGCCCTTGCTTACTCTCTGAATATTCCAACGGTACGTCTTGGCATGCAATTGGGCATTCCAAGGGTATCAAATACCCTGGATGCCCTCGGGGTGGACAGAAATGAGATTCGCCCTGTACCGGCGATGTTTCTGGGGGCGTTTTCTCTGTCACCGTTTCAGGTCTCCCAGATGTTCCAGACCCTGACTAACTCAGGTAAGAAAGCGCAACTGTCGGCTCTTCGGGTGGTAAAAGATCTGGACGATAACACCCTATATCAGTTTATCCCTAAGATGAGTGCGACAGTCGATGAACAGGCAGCCTGGCTGACAACTTATGCGATGAAGAGAGCCGTTGCTGAGGGAACCGGACGTTATCTTCAGGGAAAATATGGCTGGGCGGCACTGGCCGGAAAAACAGGCACCAGTAATGACAGCCGGGATAGCTGGTTTGTCGGTGTCGATGGTCGGGAAGTGGTGACTATCTGGGTTGGCAGGGACGATAACAAACCGACTAAATTAACCGGTTCAAGTGGAGCATTAAGGGTCTATGCTGACTATCTGAATGAGCGGGTTCCTCAGCGACTATCTTTGCCGTGGCCGAAAGGTGTCAGTACTTTTGGCTTTAAAAAGAGCAGCAGTGGTGCATTTGAACTGGACTGCACTAACAAATTTACGTTACCCGTATGGGACAAAAACGGCAAGATGCGTAAAACGTGTGATTCGTCAGGGACTAACTGGTTAAAAAAACTATTTAATTAA
- the acnB gene encoding bifunctional aconitate hydratase 2/2-methylisocitrate dehydratase, which translates to MLEAYRKHVEERAVEGVVAKPLDAEQVAALIELVKNPPKGEEEFILDLLENRIPPGVDEAAYVKAGFLTAVAKGEATSPLVSKEKAVKLLGTMQGGYNIEPLISLLDDEELAPISAEALSHTLLMFDAFYDVEEKAKAGNQYAKQVLNSWAEAEWFLSKPELKEKITLTVFKVTGETNTDDLSPAPDAWSRPDIPLHALAMLKNERDGIAPDQAGTIGPVKQIEQLKEKGHQLVYVGDVVGTGSSRKSATNSVLWFMGDDIPNVPNKRAGGYVLGGKIAPIFFNTMEDAGALPIEVDVSKLNMGDVIDVYPYEGKVKNHETDEVLAEFGLKTDVLIDEVRAGGRIPLIIGRGLTDRAREALGLEPSDVFRRPVAVEDTGAGYTLAQKMVGKACGVEGIRPGTYCEPKMTTVGSQDTTGPMTRDELKDLACLGFSADLVMQSFCHTSAYPKPVDVNTHHTLPDFIMNRAGVSLRPGDGVIHSWLNRMLLPDTVGTGGDSHTRFPLGISFPAGSGLVAFAAATGVMPLDMPESILVRFKGEMQPGITLRDLVHAIPYYGIKQGLLTVEKAGKINEFSGRVLEIEGVEHLTVEQAFELSDASAERSAAGCTVKLSQESIEEYLNSNIVMLKWMISEGYGDVRTLERRIKSMQEWLANPELMEADSDAEYAHVIEIDLADVKEPILCAPNDPDDARLLSDVQGTEIQEVFIGSCMTNIGHFRAAGKLLENYAGQLDTRLWIAPPTKMDKDQLTEEGYYGIFGRAGVRIETPGCSLCMGNQARVADKSTVISTSTRNFPNRLGTGANVYLASAELASVGAILGKIPTKEEYLEYAKQIDATASDTYRYLNFHKMGQYTEKADTVIFQEPA; encoded by the coding sequence GTGCTTGAAGCCTATCGAAAACACGTCGAAGAACGTGCAGTGGAAGGAGTTGTCGCAAAACCACTGGATGCAGAACAAGTAGCTGCATTAATAGAGCTTGTAAAAAATCCACCTAAAGGTGAAGAAGAGTTTATTCTTGACCTGTTAGAAAACCGAATCCCGCCAGGCGTTGATGAAGCAGCTTATGTTAAAGCTGGCTTTCTGACAGCTGTTGCAAAAGGTGAAGCGACTTCACCGCTTGTAAGTAAAGAGAAAGCGGTAAAGCTTCTCGGTACTATGCAGGGCGGATATAATATCGAGCCACTCATCTCACTGCTCGATGATGAAGAACTTGCACCTATCTCTGCAGAAGCATTGTCTCATACCCTACTAATGTTTGATGCCTTCTATGATGTGGAAGAGAAAGCTAAAGCTGGTAATCAGTACGCTAAGCAAGTACTTAACTCATGGGCTGAAGCAGAATGGTTCTTATCTAAACCTGAACTTAAAGAGAAGATCACTTTAACCGTATTTAAGGTTACCGGTGAAACCAACACCGATGATCTTTCTCCGGCACCGGATGCATGGTCTCGCCCTGATATTCCGCTGCACGCACTTGCTATGCTGAAGAACGAGCGTGACGGTATTGCACCTGATCAGGCCGGCACTATCGGCCCTGTTAAGCAGATTGAGCAGTTGAAAGAGAAAGGCCATCAACTGGTTTATGTTGGTGATGTTGTCGGTACTGGTTCTTCACGTAAATCAGCGACCAACTCAGTGCTTTGGTTTATGGGTGATGATATCCCGAATGTGCCAAACAAACGCGCTGGTGGTTATGTACTTGGCGGTAAGATTGCCCCTATCTTCTTTAACACCATGGAAGATGCCGGTGCACTGCCTATCGAAGTTGATGTTTCTAAACTGAACATGGGTGACGTGATTGATGTTTACCCTTACGAAGGTAAGGTAAAAAATCATGAGACTGATGAAGTTCTTGCCGAGTTTGGTCTGAAGACAGACGTACTGATTGATGAAGTTCGCGCTGGTGGCCGTATTCCGTTGATCATCGGCCGTGGTCTGACAGACCGTGCCCGTGAAGCATTAGGACTGGAGCCGTCTGACGTGTTCCGTCGTCCTGTTGCCGTTGAAGATACGGGTGCAGGCTATACTCTTGCTCAGAAGATGGTTGGTAAAGCTTGTGGTGTAGAAGGTATCCGTCCGGGAACCTACTGTGAGCCTAAGATGACTACCGTTGGTTCTCAGGACACAACAGGGCCGATGACCCGTGATGAACTGAAAGATCTGGCGTGTCTGGGCTTCTCAGCTGATCTGGTGATGCAGTCGTTCTGTCACACCTCCGCATACCCTAAACCTGTAGATGTAAACACACACCATACCCTGCCTGATTTTATTATGAATCGCGCCGGTGTTTCCCTTCGTCCGGGAGATGGTGTTATTCACTCCTGGCTAAACAGAATGCTGCTGCCTGATACCGTTGGTACCGGTGGTGACTCACATACCCGCTTCCCGCTGGGTATCTCCTTCCCGGCAGGTTCCGGTCTGGTTGCCTTTGCGGCGGCAACGGGTGTGATGCCTCTGGATATGCCTGAATCTATTCTGGTTCGCTTTAAAGGTGAGATGCAGCCGGGTATCACTCTGCGTGATCTTGTTCATGCCATCCCTTATTACGGTATTAAGCAAGGTCTGCTTACGGTTGAAAAAGCAGGTAAGATCAATGAGTTCTCAGGTCGTGTACTTGAGATTGAAGGTGTTGAGCACCTGACGGTTGAGCAGGCATTTGAGCTTTCAGATGCATCAGCTGAGCGTTCTGCTGCGGGCTGTACTGTGAAACTGTCTCAGGAGTCTATCGAAGAGTACCTGAACTCCAACATTGTGATGCTGAAGTGGATGATCTCAGAAGGCTACGGTGATGTACGTACACTTGAGCGTCGTATTAAGTCGATGCAGGAGTGGCTGGCAAATCCTGAACTGATGGAAGCAGACAGCGATGCAGAGTACGCTCACGTAATCGAAATCGATCTTGCTGATGTTAAAGAGCCGATTCTTTGTGCACCGAATGATCCTGATGATGCCCGTCTTCTGTCTGATGTTCAGGGTACGGAAATTCAGGAAGTGTTTATCGGTTCTTGTATGACTAACATTGGTCACTTCCGTGCGGCAGGTAAACTGCTGGAGAACTACGCTGGTCAGTTAGATACGCGCCTGTGGATTGCTCCTCCGACTAAGATGGATAAGGATCAGCTCACTGAAGAAGGCTACTACGGTATCTTTGGCCGTGCCGGTGTACGTATTGAAACTCCGGGATGTTCACTATGTATGGGTAACCAGGCCCGTGTGGCGGATAAGTCTACGGTTATCTCTACATCAACCCGTAACTTCCCGAACCGTTTAGGTACTGGCGCTAATGTTTACCTTGCTTCAGCAGAGCTTGCCTCTGTAGGTGCTATTTTGGGTAAGATTCCGACTAAGGAAGAGTATCTGGAGTACGCTAAGCAGATTGATGCAACCGCTTCTGACACCTATCGCTATCTGAACTTCCATAAAATGGGTCAGTATACAGAGAAAGCTGATACGGTAATCTTTCAGGAACCGGCATAA
- the sfsA gene encoding DNA/RNA nuclease SfsA has product MRFDPELKSATLIKRYKRFLADIELTDGEQTTIHCANTGAMTGCADAGNTVWYSTSDNPKRKYPHSWELSQTQNGDKICVNTQRANQLAVEGINNGTIVELAGYDNLRTEVKYGSENSRIDIYLDSENRTPCYIEVKSVTLLEENQERPGLGYFPDAVTTRGQKHLRELTEMVNSGSRAVLLFTVLHSGIEKVSVAHHIDATYSQLLKQAKEVGVEILCYKAELSESEIRLVEAVEFID; this is encoded by the coding sequence ATGAGATTTGACCCAGAGCTAAAAAGCGCCACTCTGATTAAGCGCTATAAACGATTTCTTGCCGATATAGAACTAACAGACGGAGAACAAACCACCATACATTGCGCCAATACCGGGGCAATGACAGGTTGTGCCGATGCAGGGAATACTGTCTGGTACTCAACATCAGATAACCCGAAACGAAAATACCCCCATAGCTGGGAATTAAGCCAGACCCAAAATGGCGACAAAATCTGTGTTAACACCCAGAGAGCAAACCAGTTAGCCGTTGAAGGGATCAATAACGGAACCATCGTTGAACTGGCCGGATACGATAATCTGCGGACAGAGGTCAAATATGGCAGTGAAAATAGTCGAATTGATATCTATCTTGATTCCGAAAACAGAACTCCGTGCTATATTGAAGTGAAAAGCGTGACTTTGCTCGAAGAAAATCAAGAGCGTCCCGGGCTGGGTTATTTTCCCGATGCCGTCACCACCAGAGGCCAGAAGCATCTGCGTGAACTCACAGAAATGGTCAATTCTGGGAGCAGGGCTGTACTTTTGTTTACGGTTTTACATTCAGGGATTGAAAAAGTATCCGTTGCACACCATATAGATGCAACTTATTCACAATTACTAAAACAAGCAAAAGAAGTTGGTGTTGAGATACTCTGCTATAAAGCCGAGTTATCAGAAAGTGAGATTCGTCTTGTTGAAGCAGTTGAGTTTATTGACTAA
- the hrpB gene encoding ATP-dependent helicase HrpB, with amino-acid sequence MSQLPIESVITPLLEKLQNNQQLILKAPPGAGKSTLLPLTLLGQNWIKGKIVMLEPRRLAAKNIAAYLAGQLGEKVGGQVGYRIRGESRVSADTKLEIVTEGILTRMIQSQPELDGIDLLIFDEFHERSLHADCALAFSLEVQEALRDDLKLLVMSATLDQQALQTLLPQAAYIESHGRSYPVEHRYAPLRTNERVADAIYRKVSSVVENEQGSILVFLPGVALIKQLSQRLEGIAADVDICPLYGQLDFAEQQKAIAPTVNGKRKIVLATNIAETSLTIEGIRVVIDSGLERVARFDLNSGVTRLEEVRIAQSSAEQRAGRAGRLEEGICVRMYSQEQLKQQAKVPQAEILRSDLSSLCLELSQWGSTDVQALAWLDTPPSAAVEQGYQLLSRLGITTAEKTLTAAGKEMSASGLEPRMAAMLHHAAATKQKMLISCALALVALIEETGHQYLDIAQGIYLVKSARHNKQRVLEKRIKTLAARFRFSFDKTDIAEQAIGVCLAMAYPDRVAQNRGKHSGQFVLANGHGAFISTEEPLSASAYIVAVELMRSQQQASRIFLAAELDIQQLQQQLPQLFTQVEKVDWNEEKGRLVAESQSCLGKLIVSREALPEPDKSKLNQALLTYIRRKGLKSLNWSSASDALLNRYRCAAEWFPEKQWPPLDKEGLLDNLEQWLEPFMTGVTSVKSMQKIDLQTALSAYIGWQLGQEIDALLPTHYQLPTGSRKRIDYQPGKEPKLSVKMQEVFGEQASPLIANGTKKIVLELLSPAQRPLQITSDLAAFWQGAYKEVQKEMKGRYPKHVWPDDPANHIATTKTKRQLKNDK; translated from the coding sequence TTGTCACAACTTCCCATTGAATCTGTTATCACCCCGCTACTGGAAAAGCTGCAGAACAATCAGCAATTAATCCTGAAAGCCCCACCCGGAGCCGGTAAGTCTACTTTATTGCCCCTGACGCTTTTAGGTCAGAACTGGATAAAGGGAAAAATAGTGATGCTGGAGCCGAGAAGGCTGGCAGCGAAAAACATTGCCGCTTATCTGGCCGGGCAGTTAGGTGAGAAAGTGGGCGGACAGGTGGGGTATCGTATCCGGGGCGAAAGCAGGGTGAGTGCCGATACCAAGTTAGAGATTGTTACGGAAGGTATTCTGACACGGATGATTCAGTCGCAACCGGAACTGGACGGTATTGACCTGCTGATCTTCGATGAGTTTCATGAGCGTAGTCTGCATGCCGATTGTGCTCTGGCATTTAGTCTGGAAGTGCAGGAGGCCTTGAGAGATGACCTTAAACTTCTGGTGATGTCAGCGACACTGGATCAGCAAGCCCTTCAGACACTGCTTCCTCAGGCGGCTTATATTGAGTCCCACGGAAGAAGTTATCCCGTTGAGCATAGATACGCACCGTTAAGAACCAATGAAAGAGTTGCTGACGCAATATACCGTAAAGTGTCTTCTGTTGTTGAAAACGAACAAGGCTCAATACTGGTGTTTCTACCGGGAGTAGCTCTGATTAAGCAGTTATCTCAGCGTTTAGAGGGCATTGCCGCAGATGTTGATATCTGCCCCCTATACGGGCAACTGGACTTTGCTGAGCAACAAAAGGCGATCGCACCTACTGTTAACGGCAAACGTAAAATTGTATTGGCGACCAATATTGCTGAAACCTCTCTGACTATTGAGGGGATCCGGGTTGTTATTGATTCAGGACTGGAACGTGTTGCCAGATTTGATTTAAACAGTGGCGTCACCCGTTTAGAAGAGGTGCGTATAGCGCAGTCATCGGCAGAGCAGAGAGCCGGACGGGCAGGACGCCTTGAAGAGGGGATCTGTGTCAGAATGTACAGTCAGGAGCAACTCAAGCAGCAGGCTAAGGTGCCTCAGGCTGAGATTTTACGCTCCGATCTCTCTTCTCTCTGTCTGGAGTTGTCGCAGTGGGGATCGACCGATGTACAAGCTCTGGCGTGGCTGGACACCCCTCCTTCAGCGGCTGTTGAACAAGGCTATCAACTGCTGAGCAGACTAGGTATTACGACGGCTGAGAAAACACTAACCGCAGCCGGAAAAGAGATGTCCGCTTCCGGTCTGGAACCGAGAATGGCGGCCATGCTGCATCACGCGGCGGCGACTAAGCAAAAAATGCTTATCAGCTGTGCATTGGCGCTGGTAGCTCTTATTGAAGAAACCGGCCATCAATATCTGGATATTGCTCAGGGAATCTATCTTGTTAAATCGGCAAGGCATAACAAGCAGAGAGTTCTGGAGAAACGCATCAAGACACTAGCAGCCCGTTTCAGGTTTAGCTTTGATAAGACCGATATTGCTGAACAGGCTATCGGAGTCTGCCTTGCCATGGCATACCCGGACAGAGTTGCCCAGAACCGTGGCAAACATTCCGGCCAATTTGTTCTGGCTAACGGACACGGTGCCTTTATTTCAACCGAAGAGCCTTTGTCCGCTTCTGCCTATATTGTGGCTGTGGAGCTAATGCGCTCTCAGCAACAGGCGAGCCGGATTTTTCTGGCTGCAGAATTGGATATCCAACAGCTTCAGCAGCAACTTCCGCAACTCTTTACTCAGGTTGAGAAGGTAGACTGGAATGAAGAAAAAGGGCGCTTGGTTGCAGAGTCACAATCTTGTCTCGGTAAACTGATTGTAAGCAGAGAAGCTCTGCCTGAACCGGATAAGAGCAAGCTGAATCAGGCTTTACTCACTTATATCCGCAGAAAAGGACTGAAGTCCCTTAACTGGAGTAGTGCAAGTGACGCCTTACTTAATAGATATCGTTGCGCTGCTGAATGGTTCCCGGAAAAACAGTGGCCGCCTCTGGACAAAGAAGGATTACTGGACAATCTGGAACAGTGGCTTGAGCCCTTTATGACGGGGGTAACTAGTGTTAAGTCGATGCAAAAAATTGATCTGCAGACGGCATTGAGTGCTTATATCGGCTGGCAGTTAGGGCAGGAGATCGATGCTCTGTTACCGACTCATTATCAGCTGCCGACTGGCAGCCGGAAAAGAATTGATTATCAGCCGGGAAAAGAGCCGAAACTTTCGGTGAAGATGCAGGAAGTGTTTGGAGAGCAGGCATCACCACTTATTGCCAACGGAACTAAGAAGATTGTTCTTGAACTACTCTCTCCGGCTCAAAGGCCATTGCAGATAACCTCAGATTTGGCTGCTTTCTGGCAGGGAGCTTATAAAGAGGTTCAGAAAGAGATGAAAGGGCGCTACCCTAAGCATGTCTGGCCCGATGACCCGGCTAATCATATTGCGACAACTAAAACAAAACGACAGTTAAAAAATGACAAATAA